A region from the Chelonoidis abingdonii isolate Lonesome George chromosome 10, CheloAbing_2.0, whole genome shotgun sequence genome encodes:
- the HOXD13 gene encoding LOW QUALITY PROTEIN: homeobox protein Hox-D13 (The sequence of the model RefSeq protein was modified relative to this genomic sequence to represent the inferred CDS: inserted 1 base in 1 codon), whose protein sequence is MCKAMSKAXEMEGLRGDGGGGASSQCRNFLSSPVFGATHSGRSAAAPGFAYAGGPERSGSAARSDPPSKECPGSAAPPAGPALGYGYHFGNGYYSCRMSHGVGIQQNALKSSPHASIGGFPVEKYMDVSSLASTSVPANEVSSRAKEVSFYQGYTNPYQHVPGYIDMVSTFGSGEPRHETYISMEGYQSWTLANGWNSQVYCSKDQAQSSHFWKSSFPGDVALNQPDMCVYRRGRKKRVPYTKLQLKELENEYAINKFINKDKRRRISAATNLSERQVTIWFQNRRVKDKKIVSKLKDNVS, encoded by the exons ATGTGCAAGGCCATGAGCAAAG GCGAGATGGAAGGATTAAGAGGAGACGGGGGAGGCGGCGCCTCCAGCCAGTGCCGCAATTTTCTCTCGTCGCCCGTGTTCGGGGCGACTCACTCGGGCCGCTCGGCGGCCGCCCCGGGGTTCGCGTACGCAGGGGGCCCGGAGCGCTCGGGGTCCGCGGCCCGCTCGGATCCGCCCTCCAAAGAGTGTCCAGGCTCCGCCGCTCCGCCGGCCGGCCCGGCGCTGGGCTACGGCTATCACTTTGGCAATGGATATTACAGCTGTCGGATGTCCCACGGGGTCGGGATTCAGCAGAACGCCCTGAAGTCTTCCCCCCATGCCTCCATTGGCGGCTTTCCCGTGGAAAAGTATATGGACGTCTCCAGTTTGGCCAGCACGAGCGTCCCCGCCAATGAAGTCTCCTCCCGGGCCAAGGAAGTGTCCTTTTACCAGGGCTATACCAACCCTTACCAACACGTTCCTGGGTACATAGACATGGTCTCCACGTTCGGCTCTGGGGAGCCGAGGCACGAAACATACATCTCAATGGAGGGATATCAGTCTTGGACTCTGGCTAATGGCTGGAACAGTCAGGTTTACTGTTCTAAAGACCAGGCCCAGAGCTCACATTTTTGGAAATCGTCCTTTCCAG GGGACGTTGCACTAAACCAGCCAGATATGTGTGTCTACAGACGTGGAAGAAAGAAGCGAGTGCCATATACCAAACTGCAACTTAAAGAACTCGAGAATGAATATGCCATTAACAAGTTCATTAACAAGGACAAGAGGCGAAGGATATCCGCAGCCACAAACCTGTCTGAGAGACAAGTTACCATTTGGTTTCAGAATAGAAGGGTGAAGGATAAGAAAATAGTCTCAAAGCTGAAGGACAATGTATCTTGA